The Oscillospiraceae bacterium genome has a segment encoding these proteins:
- a CDS encoding C39 family peptidase, whose product MSALYYCRQTTTACKGIPYPSKTHPYRYGTSGCVYTSGCGVCASLMALRNSTTRVFNTRQWTHRCLGMGARAAEGTDMAVVARYMKEKYGLDYAITTDMDRLVAHLKQGYKAIINVSGGGKMLFSNSGHYVLAAGIDKNGNLIILDPYWYDGKFTLTAARRKYTRVKNGREVYVRPADLKGDVLSLWLFTPKRDVRLAYSTQDIHYRKSAPTAPTVKPGTYHLTAVRGIYKGAGAASGRKTVGKLTENGKAHATASNPKADAYLKKGTAVTLTDIRLLSTGNLWGHCPSGWLCIWEKQGNKTFIK is encoded by the coding sequence ATGTCTGCACTTTATTATTGCCGGCAGACGACCACTGCCTGCAAGGGCATACCGTACCCCAGTAAGACCCATCCTTATCGGTACGGCACCTCCGGCTGCGTTTATACCAGCGGTTGTGGGGTGTGTGCTTCCTTAATGGCGCTGCGCAATTCCACCACTCGAGTGTTCAATACCCGGCAGTGGACCCATCGCTGCTTGGGTATGGGTGCCCGGGCGGCGGAAGGCACGGATATGGCCGTGGTGGCCCGGTATATGAAAGAAAAATACGGTCTGGACTACGCCATCACCACAGATATGGACCGGCTGGTGGCACATCTGAAACAGGGCTATAAGGCGATTATCAATGTAAGCGGCGGAGGCAAAATGCTCTTTTCCAACAGCGGGCACTATGTGCTGGCCGCAGGCATCGACAAAAACGGCAATTTAATTATTTTGGACCCGTATTGGTATGACGGCAAGTTCACTTTGACTGCCGCACGCCGCAAATACACGCGGGTGAAAAACGGCAGAGAGGTGTATGTTCGCCCGGCTGACTTGAAAGGCGATGTGCTTTCCCTGTGGTTGTTTACCCCAAAGCGCGATGTGCGCCTGGCGTATTCCACACAGGATATACATTACCGCAAGTCTGCGCCCACGGCACCCACCGTAAAACCCGGCACATATCATTTGACAGCTGTGCGGGGAATCTACAAGGGCGCAGGCGCTGCCAGTGGGCGAAAAACCGTGGGAAAATTGACGGAGAACGGCAAGGCCCACGCTACCGCGTCTAATCCTAAAGCAGACGCATATCTGAAGAAAGGTACCGCCGTTACCCTGACGGATATTCGTTTGCTGTCCACCGGCAATTTGTGGGGGCATTGCCCCTCCGGCTGGCTTTGTATTTGGGAGAAGCAGGGAAATAAGACTTTCATCAAGTAG
- a CDS encoding M28 family peptidase yields MRLTSGASDGTRNYIVDGIRYVCANFKERAPGTHSERKAQSFLAGELEQWADDVQVENFDVHPHAFMGWIPAAGVVAMLSVLFYWLTFRGAVHGAALAVIALLLTVLAVICLVGEFLLYRECIDPLFPKKTSRNVMAVRKPSGEVRRRIIFGGHTDAANEWTYSLHGGLKSLALVMAGSIGGLLFVTVFNMIWLCNAIFGSGYTSAFWLVMGVLELVLVPFFVAILFFINWRVVVDGANDNLSADFIAMGVLREMAEQDVRFEHTEVCALLTGSEEAGLRGALAYAKRHKRELQQVETVFIAMDTMREIEQLQIYTSGCTGTQKNSNAVGELIYEAGENCGIEMRETDLYPGAIDAEGFSRYGLEAAGFCGVNHDPRTYYHTRLDTPDNISEACINLSLDICLEAAGLYDRSGGLDAFREEGKKRFKRGHN; encoded by the coding sequence ATGCGATTGACTTCCGGTGCCTCGGACGGCACGAGAAATTATATAGTAGACGGTATTCGCTATGTGTGCGCCAATTTTAAGGAGCGGGCACCCGGTACCCATAGTGAGCGCAAAGCACAGTCTTTTCTGGCCGGTGAGCTGGAGCAGTGGGCGGACGATGTGCAGGTAGAGAATTTTGATGTGCACCCCCACGCCTTTATGGGTTGGATCCCGGCGGCCGGTGTGGTGGCTATGCTCTCCGTTCTGTTTTACTGGCTCACTTTTCGCGGCGCGGTGCACGGTGCTGCGCTGGCGGTGATTGCGCTGTTGCTTACCGTTTTGGCGGTAATTTGTTTGGTGGGGGAGTTTTTGCTGTATCGTGAATGCATTGATCCGCTGTTTCCAAAGAAAACCTCCCGCAATGTAATGGCGGTGCGCAAGCCCAGCGGAGAAGTCCGGCGGCGGATCATTTTTGGCGGACATACGGACGCAGCCAATGAGTGGACTTATTCTCTACACGGCGGGCTAAAGAGTCTGGCGCTGGTGATGGCAGGGTCTATCGGTGGGCTTCTGTTTGTGACTGTTTTTAACATGATTTGGCTTTGCAATGCCATTTTCGGCAGCGGTTACACCTCGGCCTTTTGGCTGGTGATGGGGGTGCTGGAGTTGGTGTTGGTGCCGTTTTTTGTTGCCATTCTCTTTTTTATTAACTGGCGTGTGGTGGTTGACGGTGCGAACGACAATTTAAGTGCGGATTTTATTGCTATGGGTGTTCTGCGAGAGATGGCGGAGCAAGATGTTCGATTTGAGCACACGGAGGTGTGTGCGCTGCTCACCGGCTCGGAAGAGGCAGGACTGCGGGGAGCCCTGGCCTATGCCAAGCGGCACAAGAGGGAGCTTCAGCAGGTGGAAACGGTATTTATCGCCATGGACACCATGCGAGAGATTGAACAGCTGCAGATCTACACCAGCGGCTGTACCGGTACCCAAAAGAATTCCAACGCCGTAGGCGAGCTGATTTATGAGGCCGGGGAGAACTGCGGTATTGAAATGCGAGAGACCGACTTATATCCCGGCGCCATTGACGCTGAGGGCTTTAGCCGCTATGGGTTGGAGGCTGCCGGCTTTTGCGGGGTGAACCACGACCCGCGCACATACTACCACACCCGGCTGGACACGCCGGATAATATCAGTGAGGCTTGTATCAATCTGTCACTGGATATTTGCCTGGAGGCCGCCGGTCTGTATGACCGCTCCGGCGGGCTGGACGCCTTCCGTGAGGAGGGCAAAAAACGCTTTAAGCGCGGCCACAATTAA